One Chitinispirillales bacterium genomic window, AATAAGAGAAAATCCGTTAAAATTATCTTGATTTTATAGATGTGTACACTCTGTGAATGCAATATAGTATTTTATATAAAAACATGGTATTTTTTTATCCTTAACTAGGATTGAACCAAGTTTTAATTCATAAATATAACGACTACACGCTTGTTGATGGACAATTTAAGGCTTGGTTTAACGTTGGTAATGACATAACATTATTACCAGAATACCAAACAAAAATCAATGAATATGGTTCCAAACAAGTACTTTTAACAGCAACTAACAACCCTGACAATTCAATTCCTCCTACGTGTCCGTGGCCTTTAGGAGAATATTGGGTATTTTACCCACACGCTAATAATTTGGAATATGTTTGGGCTTGTGGAGGTATAGGTAATGATTTGACTAATGAAGGCCGTCCGACAATATTTAGAGCCCCTAAAGAGATAAACGTCAATTATCCTAATGGTAGGTATTTACATTGGAATAGTGAATTAGATGTATGGGATAAACCTGAAAGAGTTTAGTTATAGTTAGATTGAATTTTAAAATAAATAAGTTCAAGTTTAGAATTAATATTTTGGTATAATTGAAAATAGTAAGTCAGATTGGATTAGACTACAAGTAGCCCTCATTTAAATTAAAAGAAAGAATTAAAATGGAAATTTGTGGATATTGTGGTGAAACGAAGAAGTATGTATCAAATGCAACTTCTGTATGGACGGGAACTTATTGTGAAGATTGTTTGCGCTTATGTAGAAAAGATTGTTTAGAGGCAATTAAAGATATTGAAGAACAAAGAAAATTATTGAATTTGTAAATAGTCAAAGATATTAAGAAATGTAAGTTCAAAATTTGCATTGGTATTTTTAAATATAATAAATTTGAGAAATTAGGAATAGGGTATTCGGGAATTAGAGGTCAAGAGTTGAAGATTTGGAGTGTCGGCTGTTGAGCCCTCGAATATTCCACGTCTTCAGCGTGGAGTTGCCTTCAATGTGAGGATTGTTTGAGGTTATGTCGTCAAGATTGTTTAGAGGCTATTAAAGATATTGGAGAACAAAGAAGATTGGCGAATTTGTGAATATTGAAAAATGGCTTTGTGTAAAATTGTATATAGTCATCAAAAATTATTCTTCGTGATATTCGTGTAAAACAACCGTCTTATATTTTCCAATTTTTTTTTCAAAACCCAAAAACGGAAGCGAGATAATTGAAAATACTCCTGCAACCTGCGAACCGCTTTTTTCAACCATTTTTGCGACCGCTTCAATTGTTCCGCCGGTTGCGATTAAATCGTCAATTATCAAATAATTTTTGCCGACCTCAATATCCGTCTTGTGAATTTCCAAAGTCGCTTGTCCATATTCCAAATCGTACGATTCTTCTATGGTTTTACCGGGGAGTTTTCCTTTTTTGCGGGCGAGAATAAGCGGAATCTTCTTTTCTTTAGCGTAAATCGCACCCATAACGAATCCGCGGCTTTCCACGGAAATAACCGCGTCGATTTTTGTATTCTTGAATGCCTCTAACATTTTTTCGGATACGAAATCAACGGCTTGCGGACACATAAAGACCGACGTTATATCATAAAACAGTACGCCTTTTTTTGGAAAATCCGGGACTTTTCTAATTACTGAATCAAGATTCATAAAAAAATTCCTTCCATACTTTTTAACTTCTTTGTTATTAATATAATATTTGCTCAAGTAAAAGATACTGTTTTACGGGAAACGCCTTAAAAAAAGAACCTCTTTTTTTTCATATTACACCTCTTAATAAATCGAAGACTTGAATACACTTTTCATAAAAACTTCTCTTTTCTTAAACCGTTGACTATCAATTACTCATTTCTCTTTCCAATTGCTTGAATTTTCGGAAATGAATGCCGACATCTGCAAATAATGTAAAATTATGCGAATCAATAACGACTTTATCTACGAGCGTTTCGTTTCTGTTTAAGTGCCTTGTTTTATTGCCTACAATCGTTGTAACAGCCATGCCGACTTTAACGGTAAAATATCTGTATTTGAAACCAACGCCGACCGGAACGGAGAAATCCAAAATCAACAAACCAAATTCTGAATATTTTTCATAACCGTACGCAAAATTTGCCGGATCAAACATTTTACCGCCAAGTCCGTCATAATAGGTAAGTGAAAATTGCGGATTTGTAAATATTTCAAAATAAGAAAAATTATCTAATTTTTTTCTTGTTCCTATACTGGGTCCGCTACACAAGAAATAGCTCGTTTTATAGCCTGCTGTGCGATAGCCGCCAAAATCTCCTTCGTAAAGATATCTTCTAATTGAAGTTTTAATGAACGACGAAATTGCTATATTTTTAAACAACGAACTTTCTCCATTGTCCACATGGTTAATTTTCAAACCAAGTTCACCTACAAGTCGATAAAAACCGAACAATGGCATTAATGCGCCTGTGTATGCCATAGTATATAACTCAAAATTTTCTTTCTTACTGCCAATTATTATATAGTAGTCGGAAAATTCCATAAACCCATCGTATGGCGTCAAATAAATAGTGTTTGAATACATGGGATATTTGTTGTTTTGCACTTGCGTCTTATAGTAATGTATAATCGATAATTGATTATAATGCATTCGCCCGCCGAAAGAAAAACCTTTATTGACGTATGGAGAAACAAACGCTATGTCTAAAGCGGAATAATTTATACTCGTTATTGTAAAAATAAATAAAACCGAATTTTTCAATTTCACAATTTATCCGTTTATTCCGTTAAATAATTTGGATTATCAAACTTAAATTCTCCGGCCTTTGTTATAGTAAATCCATAGTTTTTACCTATAATTCCTCCGTAATAATCCTTAACCATCAGAAATACTTCATAGGTTTCACCATCTTTTAATCCTATATTCAAATCAAAAAGTTCCGTACATGAAAAAACTTTCTCGGCATCTTCTCCATCTACATCTATTATTAAATCACTATTTGTAAAAGCACTGTCTGAGAAAGATTCACCTTTTTTGCGAATTTCCCAAACGTACAACAAATTTTTACTAGACTTATTATTATGATCATATGCTTCCGCGTATAATTCCAAAACCATATCACTACTATCACCGCCATTTAAAACCGGAATGTCTCCTTCGTAAATGTTACCAGGAGTTTTTGATATGTTATGCAGTATAGAAATTCCAGATGTTTTTATTATCGGCGGAGCAAGAACAGGAATATTTAACATTTCTTTCAAAGAAGTATTTCCGCCATTATTAATTATTTCCGCTTCAATTTGGTAATTACCAGTAGAATCAAAAGTTTTACACAGCATTGAATCAATTTTCGGAGAAGAATCGTTTTCCCAAATCGAACTGACAAAGTATTGCTTTAGTTTTGCTTTTACTTCGTAGTTTCCAGCGGTCTCAAGCCAAAATGTGTTATTTATTATTAACCTTTGTTCTGTTTTAATAGTGGTATCTTGATTTACTCCTCTTATATATAAATTAAAATCATTATTTGATTTCAATTTAGTTCCAATAATTATATCGGAAGCGGTTCCTCCGGAATCAATCGACTCGCTGAAGAAGTCAATATATAAGTTTTCATAACAAGACAAATCGCTAAATCCGGACAATACGCTAATCCCATTATTTTCATGCCATTGATCGTCATTAAAGGACGTATTTTTATGTATTACTTTTGCAACATAGGGTTTTTCTGACATCCCTTTTTTTAAGTTTGCTTTTGCGACTGGAATAGAATTGCGAAGAGTAATCTGTTTTGTCACTAACGCAGAGTCACCTTCATCGTCTTTAATTTTAACTGAAACGTTAAAACATCCTTCTTTTATGTTCACCGTCAGTTTACCTCCGCCCTCAATTTGCAGGTCAATAGTTCCATCGCCGCCAGCTTCTACAATATCCCAATCAGAAACGGAAACAACATTAAAGGTTATATCCCCATTATTTCTACTGTAATAATCATGATATGTTCCGTTACCGGTAATATCCCAGTAATAAAACATATCATGAGCAGACAGATCGTGCCAAAGTTGATATCCCTTTTCGGGAAGATTTATAAGTAATTTTGAATTTGTAGTTATTGTATTTTTTGTCGAATCTTTGTGCAAAATCCAAACAGCGTCCGGATCTCTTGCATAAGCCGTAAAAGTATATTTCGATTTACTTTGTTTTATAAATGGTTCCCCATTAATTTTCTGATGCTCTAACGGTAATTCTGCCAATATTGCGTCAATCAAAATAAACCTTCCGACCGCTATTGAGAATTTTGTTACCCCGTAATTTTCATCTTTTGCCAATTTATCAAATCTACTGCTATATCTTATATAACAAGCATAGTTTCTGGCGCGTGTATTACAACTACCGTCTCTACCAATATTTTCTTTAGCCCATTTTAATGCCTTTAAAGTCCTTATACCATATTCTGCTATAGCATCATAAATAGAGCCGGTAAAATAAATATTGGACATACTGCCCCAATTATCTTCATTCAATGCTTTTTTTGCAGCATATTCATTAGCCCTTTCTCTTCTATCGTCCTTATCTTCTGAAGTTCCCGTATAATCATCTAAGGCATGAGAAAAAGCAACTCCTGCGTCTCCAATATTGTGAATTATTTGTTCATATGCTCTTTTTTTACTAAATCCCATTCTTTCGAATTTGTTATATTCACGGCTAACTATTGAACACAATTTATAATATAACACTTCACGATCATTTTCTGGTTGTCCGTTTTCTATCCATTTTCTCATATCGCTTTTTACAACGTCCCATTTTAATTTATCAACCATAAAACCACTCCAACATCCATGTATTTTGTCGTACTTACTAAATATATCTTTTGATCCACCTACCGCAACCATATTATCAAAAAAATCGTACATATCCATAACACCCATCACAAATCCGTCATAATCTGTAAGTAAATTATCCATTCTATGATGACCGATGTTAAGCATTCTCAAATTGTTTGTTCCGATCGGAACTCTTAATGGAACCAAACGTTGCCAATGAAAACCATCGTCTTCTCCCGGTATAACGCTAATACTATCTTCATCGCATAAGCCTATGTACAAATATTTGTTTATACTGTCCATTGTAGCGATATACCGAACATTTTTGAAAAATACAATGTCGCCAGTATTATAAAATGTACTGTCGTTCCAAAACGAAATCGACTGTGAGAATGCCGTTTTAAATAAAAATAAAACAAAAAGAATCAATCTGTTTTTCATAAAATCACCTCAATGTTTATATCTTTTTAATTGTATACGTAAAATCTAATTCGACATTTTTTGTTTGAGAATCGCTACAAACAGGCAAAATCGTATAAGATTCACCTTTGTACAAAAACGACGAGTCCGCCCAATATTCAGGGGTTCCTTTCACCAAGATTACGGGCTGTTCACTAATAAAAACAAACCTTATTCTTCTATTCATTTCAGATTTGTGACTGTTGTATTCGCGCCATTTTAATATTATAGGCATTCCAGATTTATAATCTTTTTCATCCAAAACAAATTTTTCTTGCTGTAAAGGGTTTACATTAATAATAAGTTTGCGTTTACCAATTTCAAAGTCATCTTTATCATTATAATCTACATAACCTTGTGCCGCAACCATTAATCCGTAATAATAAAGAACATTACTTTCTGAACAATAAATCATTTCATCATAATAAATTTCTGGGTAAGGAGCTGTATCAATGTATTCTACCAATTGCTCTTTTGAATAAATTTTCTTCTTTTCCACATCAATAATATCGGAATGAAACACTACCGTCTCTACAAAACCATCCGGGAAATAAATATGGTCTTGAGAACATCCACACAAAAGAATTAAGGTAAATAATAAAATTAACTTTTTCATAATTTTACTGCCTCAATTCTTTTCTCTAATGTGCAGTTGATTCCATTGACGAAAAGACAAATGCGTTCTTTTGGCCTTTTCCTCATAATCAGCAGGTTCGTCATACATTAAATTATATCCGGATGTTTTATCGCTGTCGTCTTCAAACAGTGACATTCCGAGTAAAATTGCCACTGCACAAGCAAAGTTTCTTTTGTAAAGATCATTATTTGGGTCTACTTTTGCATATGCCGCTCTTGCGCTCGAAAACCTTTTATATTCTTTGTCATCTTCGTCATAAATAATAAATTCCGAATTTATTTCATCAGACAAAATAATCTTACAATCATAATTTATTGTGTCTGTTGTCAATTTCAATCTGCAAATCGCTTGATTAAAAATACTGTCGTTAGCCCATTTTACAATTCTCGCATTACTGACTGTATCTCCACCTTCAATTCTTACTTTTATATTTCTCCAAGGGTATGCCACTATATAAGCGGTATTTTCTTTTACAAGTATTTTTTCATCATTCTCTATATTGTCAATCAAGTCGTTAATATCTCTTGTTTCGCCATTATACTCAAAATCCGAACCAATAACAATTAAATTTTCCTGTTTGTATTTTCCGAATTCCCCTGATACCTTGATCAAATATTTATTCTTTTTATTTTTAATATTTGTCGGGACATTTATAAAATTATTGTCGCACAAGGAAAATTTTACATTCTTTGAGCTCTCTTTATCATACGCGCAAACAACATAATTACGATAATGCAAGTCTGCATTTTCCTCTTCTACCTCAAAATTAAAGTAAGTTTCAACATCTCGCTCATCAGCCGGAATGGAAAATATGGCGTAAGTAAGAATCTTCCCATTAGCATTGAAAGAAATTTCTCCGTATCCGTATTTTGTATAACAAGTATCCTCTTCAACAATTTTTGCATTTTCCAACATTATGTTCTTAAAACTCGAACTGCCGTTTACTCCCATACGAATTTCAAGTTCACTCTCCTTCTCGTATTTTTCCGGAGTCGGATCTTTTCTACAACTAACCAAAAACAAAACCAAAAAAAATAACAAAAACATATTTTTCATTTTGCTTTCCTCTTATTTAAACTGTTGAGTGTATATTTGAGCTTTTAATTTGACTTCGCCGATAACAACCGGTAAAATATGATAACGATTATTGTCTTCAAGTGCTTTTATTTTGTTCGTATCGGTTTCTGCAACAAGAAAAATCGGTTTCCCAATGAATTTACCGTTTACAAATTTTCGAGTTGTATAAATATAATTAGAGTTATTATCGTCTACACCTTGGCGATAAAATCTGACCACTAACCTTTGTCCTGAAACAATCTGATTATCTTTCTGAAAAAAGATATATACATCTCCACTGTCAATGCCGTCAGAGTTACTGTTTTTGGGATGATAAAACCGCAATGTTAAGGCACTTCTGCCGTATAACAATTTATATAAATCGTTTTTTGAGTCTACTTTTACGGCAATCTCTCCTATTCCGTTACCGACAATAAATTCGCCATCCAAATTTAATATTCCAAACCCGACTTGCGGTATATTAGGCGGAACAGAAATTTCATATGCTCCCATATCAACTTCTTTCCCGAGCGGACGCGATGTTTTAGCAATATCTGTTTCTATTTTCATATCTGTACCTCTATCAATACAAGGACTACCTTTTTTTAACATCAACCCGTCATTTTCTGTTCCGAAGCAATCTACATTTCCTTTCGGTTTATCGACATCTACAAACA contains:
- a CDS encoding adenine phosphoribosyltransferase — translated: MNLDSVIRKVPDFPKKGVLFYDITSVFMCPQAVDFVSEKMLEAFKNTKIDAVISVESRGFVMGAIYAKEKKIPLILARKKGKLPGKTIEESYDLEYGQATLEIHKTDIEVGKNYLIIDDLIATGGTIEAVAKMVEKSGSQVAGVFSIISLPFLGFEKKIGKYKTVVLHEYHEE